CTGCGGCACGCGCTTGAGCTTGTCGACGTTGATCCCGTAGTCGCGGTCCAGCTTGCCGATCAGTTCACGGTACTGCTTGTGGTCCATGTCCGGCTGGCGCGCGAACACCCAGGCCAGGTCGCGGCCGGGATAGTCGATCAGCGCCCAGGAATAGTCCGGCGCCACCTCGAGGATGCGGTACTTGGTCGGCACCACGGCGAACAGCCAGGTGGTCCAGCGGCGGTTGCCGCTGTCCTCCTTGACCGAGGCGCGCGAGGTGACCTCCTTGACCGGCGCGTCGAAGCCCTCGCGGTAGCGGTGGCGCACGCCGATCTTGCCGTCTTCCTTGAGCGTGTACTCGTCGCTGCTGGCGACGTGGCCGCGTTCGGCGAAGTAGGGCACGTGCGCGATCACGTACCAGCGGCCCATGAAGCGCTGCAGGTCGATCGGCGGCTGCGCGGCTTCGCGCTCCGGGGATTTCGCCCGCGCCGCCGGCAGGGGGACGGCCATGCCGAGCAGCAGCACGGAGGCGAACAGGGAGAGCAGGCGCATAAGACGGGAATCCGGAGACTTGAAGGGACACGCTAGTGAGTATCGGGCGAAAGCGATGTCAATAGTGGGTCGCAGCCGTTGAGATGGGCCCGCGGCACGCTGCGCGCCTCATCACCGTCCGGAGTCGCCGCCATGCCGATCGCCCCTTCGTCCCGTCCCGCCCACGTGCCGCATCCCGGCCTGCGCCGCCTGGTGCTGCAGGCGCTGCTCGCCGGGCTGGCCCTGGTCCTGGTGTGGCCGGCCGCGCGCGGCTCCGGCGAATGGCTAGGCTGGCGGCCGCTGTGGCTGCTGGGCATGCCGCTGAGCGCGTGGTGGGCGCTGCACCGCTTCCCGCTGCCGCTGCGGCCGCTGCGCCGGGTTCTGGCGCGGCTGCGGCCGCGGGTCCAGGCGCGCCGGCGCGCGCCGGCATGGCGGGTCAGCCGCGCGGCCTGACCTTCGGCAGGGGAGGGCCGCGACCCTGCATGCTACGGTTCGGGACTGTTCTCCTGGACCTGCCCATGCCCTCTCTTGCCCATGCCTGCCTGCTCGCCGGACTGATCGCCTCCGGTACCGCCGCAGCGAAGGAAACCGCGATGCCCCAAGATCCCCATGCCTGGCTGGAAGACGTCACCGGCGCCAAGCCGCTGGACTGGGTCAAGGCGCAGAACGCCAAGACCGAGGCGCGGCTGACCGCGCAGCCGGGCTTCCAGGCGCGCGAGGCCGGCATCCGCGAAGTGCTGGATTCGGACGCGAAGATCCCGGCGGTGCAGAAGATCGGCCCGTACTACTACAACCTGTGGAAGGACCGCGAGCACGAGCGCGGCCTGTGGCGGCGCACCACCCTGGAGGAATACCGCAAGCCCGAGCCGAAGTGGGAAACGGTGCTGGACCTGGACGCGCTGAACAAGGCCGAGGGCGAGAACTGGGTGTGGCACGGCGCCGACTGCCTGCGCCCGGACTACCGCCGCTGCCTGATCGCGCTGTCGCGCGGCGGCGCCGACGCCGACGTCACCCGCGAGTTCGACCTGGGCAGCAAGCAGTGGGTCAAGGACGGCTTCTTCCGCCCCGAGGCCAAGGGCGGGCTGGGCTGGATCGATGCCGATACCGTGTACCTCTACACCGATTTCGGCGCCGGCTCGCTGACCAGCTCCGGCTATCCGCGGGTGGTCAAGCAGTGGAAGCGCGGCACCCCGCTGCAGAGCGCGACGCTGGTCTACGAGGGCAAGCCGGAGGACATGTACATCGCCGCGATGCACGACGACACGCCCGGCTACGAGCGCGATTTCGTCAGCCGCACGCTGGCCTTCTACAACGACGAGCTGTACCTGCGGGGCGCCGACGGCCGCCTGGCCAAGATCGACGTGCCCAACTCGGCCAACAAGCGCGTGCACCGGCAGTGGCTGACCCTGGAACTGCGCGAGGCGTGGACCGTGGGCGGCACCACCTATCCGGCCGGCGCCTTGCTGGTGGCCAAGTTCGACGACTTCATGGCCGGCAAGCGCGCGTTCCGGGTGGTGTTCGCCCCGACCGAGACGACGTCGCTGGCCTCGTTCGCGTGGACCAAGTCGCACCTGGTGCTGAACGTGCTCGACAACGTCAAGAGCCGGCTGTGGGTGCTGACCCCGGGCGAAGGCGAGTGGGCGCGCGCGCCGTTCCCGGTCGGCGACCTGGCCTTCGGCAGCACCAGCGTGGAGGCGGTCGACGCCGACGAGAACGACCAGGTGTGGCTGACCTCCACCGATTTCCTGACCCCGACCACGCTGATGCTGGCCGACGTGCAGCGCGGCCCGCAGAGCATCGAGACGCTGAAGGCGATGCCGAGCTTCTTCGATGCGTCCAAGGATGAGATCGAGCAGCACTTCGCCGTGTCCAAGGACGGCACCAAGGTGCCGTACTTCCTGGTCCGGCCCAAGCAGCTCAAGCTGGACGGCAGCAATCCGACCCTGCTGTACGCCTACGGCGGCTTCGAGATCTCGATGACGCCGTTCTACTCCGGCGGCCTGGGCCGCGCCTGGCTCGACCAGGGTGGCGTGTACGCGCTGGCCAACATCCGCGGCGGCGGCGAGTACGGCCCGCGCTGGCACCAGGCGGCGCTGAAGCAGAACCGGCACAAGGCCTACGAGGACATGGCGGCGGTGGCGCAGGACCTGGCCGCGCGCAAGATCACCTCGGCCAAGCACCTGGGCGTGCAGGGCGGCAGCAACGGCGGGCTGATGGCCGGCAACATGCTGGTGCAGTACCCGCAGCTGTTCGGCGCGGTGGTGGTGCAGGTGCCGCTGCTGGACATGAAGCGCTACAGCCACCTGCTGGCCGGCGCGTCGTGGATGGCCGAGTACGGCAATCCGGACACCGACGACTGGACCTACATCCAGACCTTCTCCCCGTACCACCTGTTCGACCCGAAGAAGACCTACCCGCCGGTGATCTTCCTGACCTCCACCCGCGACGACCGGGTGCACCCGGGCCATGCGCGCAAGATGGCGGCGAAGATGATCGAGGCCGGCAAGGACGTGACCTACTACGAGAACATCGAAGGCGGCCACGGCGGCGCGGCCAACAATGCGCAGGCCGCGCACATGCAGGCGCTGGCGTACGGGTTCCTGTGGGAGCGGCTGGCCAAGTGACCGCTGCGGTCCGCTTCCGGGCACGGAAGCGGACCTTCGCCCGTTCGTCGCTACGAAGAGAAAACGATGCTGCTGCGCCTGGCGCTGGCGGCCAGCCACCGCACGGTGGAACGTGCGCGCTATGCGTTGCGACGGTCCGGCGCTCAGCGCGCGTTTCGCCGCGGTAAAGCCCGCCCCGGCGTGGCCGGCGCAACTGGCATCGCGCCTGCCGTCGGCGCGCAGCGGTCGCGCATCCTGGTTCCTGCCGGCCGATGGCGGCAGCGGCGGACGCCAGAGGCTGGCCTCGAGCACTGACCCGACCGCGTCGGGTTGGCCGGCGCCGGATCCTAACGGTGGCGCGCGTTCGCTCGGCGATGCCGGTACATCGGCACCGATGCCGACTACACCTTGCTGGCGCGAGGGCCGCGGCGCGGCGGCGATGCTCCCGCGCACTTTCCGCTGCCGGAGCTGCGCGAACTGCTCTGGTACTGTACCCCGCCGCATCGGCGCGAGGCCAGCGCGCGGCAGTTCCTCGACCAGGTGGGATGCGGCGACCGAGCGGCTGGCCTCAGAGCGACCAGCGCTCCAGCCCACGGGCAATGCGCGCCACCGCTTCCTGCAGCCGCGGCAGGCTCTGCGTGTAGGCGATGCGCACGTGCTGGCGCGCGCGGTGCTGGCCGAAGTCCACGCCCGGGGTGAACGCCACGTGCTCGGTCTCCAGGAAATGCGCGCAGAACGCCTGCGCGTCGTCGGTGAACGCGCTGACGTCGGCGTACAGGTAGAACGCGCCCTGCGGCTCGACTTCGATGCGCAGGCCGAGCGCGCGCAGCGCCGGCAGCAGGTAGTCGCGGCGTTGCGCGAACTCGGCGCGCCGCGCTTCCAGGATCTGCAGGGTGTCCGGCCGGAAGCAGGCCAGCGCCGCATGCTGGGCGATGCTCGAGGCGCTGATGTACAGGTTCTGCGCCAGCTTCTCCAGCGACGGCACGGCCGCGCGCGGCGCCACCAGCCAGCCCAGGCGCCAGCCGGTCATGCCGAAGTACTTGGAGAAGCTGTTGAGCACGTAGGCCTCGTCGTCGACCTCGAGCACGCTGGGCGCGTCGATGCCGTAGCTCAGGCCGTGGTAGATCTCGTCGACCACCAGGTGGCCGCCGCGCGCGCGCAGCGCCTGCGCCAGCGCGGCCAGTTCGGCGCGGTCCAGCAGGGTGCCGGTCGGGTTGGCCGGCGAGGCGACCAGCGCGCCGACGCTGTCGGCGTTCCAGTGCGCGTCCAGCAGCGCCGGGGTCAGCTGGTAGCGGCTGTCCGGGCCGACCGGCACCAGCTGCGCGGCGCCTTCGACCAGGCGCAGGAAATGCCGGTTGCACGGATAGCCGGGGTCGGCCATCAGCCAGCGCTTGCCCGGATCGACCAGCAGCGCGCTGGCCAGCAGCAGCGCACCGGACCCGCCGGGGGTGATCAGGATCCGCGCCGGATCCAGGTCCACGCCGTGGCGTTGCCGGTAGAACGCCGCCAGCGCCTCGCGCAGCGCCGGCAGCCCGCGCGCGGCGGTGTAGCGGGTATGCCCGGCGGCCAACGCGGCCTGGCCCGCGGCGACGATCGGCGCGGCGGTGCCGAAGTCCGGTTCGCCGATCTCCAGGTGGATCACGTCGTGGCCGGCGTGTTCCAGTTCGTTGGCGCGGGCCAGCAGCGCCATCACGTGGAACGGTTCGATGTCGCGGCTGCGTTGGCTGTAGGCGGGCGCCGCGCGCGCCGCGGTCGGGGTGTCGGTCGGGGAGGAAGCCATGGCCCGATGATAGAGGAGCGCGGCGCACAAAGTCGTTGCGCGCGCTTGCCAGGATGCGGCGTTGCGCGGAGACTCGGCCGGCACCGTGCGGCGCCGCCGCACTGCCGCCTCCCGGCCCGGGCGGCGCGTCCCCAGTTGCGTTGCCGCCGCCGGAGCCCCATTAGATGCATCCCCGTCCCTTGCTAGCGAGCTTCTTCCTGCTCATGACCGCGCCCTTCGCTTCCGCCCTCGCCACCGATGCCACGCCGCCGCACCCGGCCAAGCAGCCGCATACGGTCAAGGCGCCGTTCGGCGCCACCCGCCAGGACGACTACTACTGGCTGCGCGACGACAAGCGCGAAAACCCGCAGATGCTGGCCTATCTCAACGCCGAGAACGCCTACGCCGACCAGTTGCTGAAGCCGCTCAAGCCGCTGGAGGACACGCTGTACAAGGAGATCGTCGGCCGCATCAAGCAGGACGACAGCAGCGTGCCATACCGCGAGCGCGGCTACTGGTACTACACGCGCTACGAGAGCGGCAAGGACTACCCGGTGCATGCGCGGCGCAAGGGCAGCATGGAGGCGCCGGAGGAAATCCTGCTCGACGTCAACGCGATGGCCGCGGGCAAGGGCTATTTCAGCGTCGGCGACGCGGTGGTCAGCCAGGACAACCGCCTCCTGGCCTGGACCGAGGACGACGTCGGCCGCCGCCAGTACGTGGTGCGCTTCAAGAACCTGGACACCGGCGAGGTCTACGCCGACCGCGTGCCCGGGGTGTCGCCGGACCTGGTCTGGGCCGACGACAACAAGACCCTGTTCTACGTCGAGAACGACCCGGAAACGCTGCTCACCGTGCGCGTCAGGAAGCACGTGCTGGGCACGCCGGCCGCGCAGGACGCGCTGGTCTACGAGGAGAAGGACGACAGCTTCTACATGGGCCTGGGCCGCACCCGCGACGACAAGTACATCCTCATCGGCGTGGAGAGCACCGTGTCCTCCGAGCAGCGCTACGCGCCGGCCGCCGACCCGCAGCATTTCACCGTGCTGGCGCCGCGCGAGCGCGACGTCGAATACAGCGCCGACCATTTCGACGGGCGCTGGGTGATCCGCACCAACTGGAAGGCCAAGAACTACGCGCTGATGACCGCGCCCGACGGCGCCACCAAGCGCGCGCAATGGCAGGCCTGGCTGCCCTACGACGAGAAGGTGTTCATCGACAGTTTCGAGCTGTTCGACGGCTTCACCGCGATCGCCGAGCGCTCCAACGGCCTGGAGCGGATCCGCCTGCACTTCGCCGACGGCAAGGAAGACTACGTCCAGGCCGACGAGCCGGCGTACTCGATGGGGCTGTCGGTCAATCCCGAACCGGACACGCCGTGGCTGCGCTACGGCTACACCTCGCTGACCACCCCGGCCACCACCTACGAACTCAACACCCGCACCGGCGAGCGCAGGCTGCTCAAGCAGCAGCCGGTGATCGGCTACGACGCGAGCAAGTACCAGACCGAGCGCGTGTGGGTGACCGCGCGCGACGGGGTCAAGGTGCCGGTGTCGCTGGTGTACAGGAAGGGCTTCAAGAAGGACGGCAGCGCGGCGCTGTACCAGTACGCCTACGGCAGCTACGGCATGTCCACCGATCCCAACTTCAACCTGCCGGTGGTCAGCCTGCTCGACCGCGGCGTGGTCTACGCCATCGCGCACATCCGCGGCGGCCAGGAGATGGGCCGCGACTGGTACGACCAGGGCAAGCTGCTCAACAAGAAGAACACCTTCACCGACTTCATCGACGTGACCCGCGGCCTGGTCAAGCTGGGCTATGCGGCGCCGGACCGCGTCGCCGCGGCCGGCGGCAGCGCCGGCGGCCTGCTGATGGGCGCGATCGCGAACATGGCGCCGCAGGATTACCGGGTGCTGGTGGCGCAGGTGCCGTTCGTCGACGTGGTCACCACCATGCTCGACCCGAGCATCCCGCTGACCACCAACGAGTACGACGAGTGGGGCAACCCGGAGAAGAAGACGTACTACGACTACATGCTCGCCTATTCGCCGTACGACAACGTCGCGCGCCAGGCGTACCCGGCGCTGTTCGTCGGCACCGGCCTGTGGGATTCGCAGGTGCAGTACTGGGAGCCGGCGAAGTGGGTGGCCAAGCTGCGCGAAGCCAACACCGGCACCGCGCCGATCGTGTTCCGGGTCAACATGGAAGCCGGCCACGGCGGCAAGTCCGGGCGGTTCCGCCGCTACCGCGAGCAGGCCGAATCGTACGCGTTCATGCTGGACCAGCTGGGCGTGGCGCACGCGGCGAAGTAGCGCGGGCTGCCCGGCATCCTGTCGCGGCTGAAGCCGCTGCTGCAGAACCCGGCGGCGCGCCGGCCGGTCGCACTGTAGGAGCGGCTTCAGCCGCGACCGACCGGTTCCGGAGCCTGCCAGGTTTCCGGCTTCGCTCGTCGCGGCTGAAGCCGCTCCTACAGTCGCATGCGCTCGGCTGGCTGGGTGCACTGTGGGAGGGACTTCAGTCCCGACTGCAGGACGGTGCGGCAGCCGCGCCGTGTCGCGCGTCGCGACCGATGGCCCGGGGCCGTGCGGGCGCCTCCACGGGAGCGAAGGCGCCCAGCGGCACAGGGGCCGCATCGGCATCCGGCCGCGGCTTTATCATGCGCCGATGGAACCCCCTTCCCGTTTCCGCTGGGCATGGTGGCTGCTGGCCTATGTCAGCCTGGCGACGGGCATCGTCGGCATCTTCGTGCCGGGGTTGCCGACCACGGTGTTCGTGCTGATCTCGGCCTACGCCGCTTCGCGCGGCTCCGAGCGGCTGCGCCGGCGGCTGCTGGAGGATCCGCGCTTCGGCCCCAGCATCCGCGACTGGGAGACGCACGGCGCGGTCAGCCGCCGCGGCAAGTGGATGGCGACGCTGACCATGGCGGCGTGCGCGCTGGTGCTGCTGCTGTTCGTGCACAAGCCGTGGGTGCAGGCGCTGGCGATCGGCTGCATGAGCTGCGTGGCGCTGTGGCTGTGGCTGCGCCCGGAGCCGCCGCGCGATTGACGCCGCCAGCCGCACCCGGCACAGCCGATTCATGCCCTTCTGGCTATACTCGGCGCATGAGCACATCGTTCCGTCATCCGATCCGTATCGCCCTGTTCGGTGCCGCCTTGCTGGCGCTGTCCGGGTGCGGCAACAAGGGCCCGCTGGTGATGCCGCAGAAGCCGGTCCCGGTGGAAGCCGCGCCGGCCACGCCGTCCGACGCCACGCCGCCGGCCACCACCGACCCCGCCGGCCAGGCGCAGCCGGTCGATGGCCAGCAGCAGCCGGTCGACGACACCACCACCACGCCCACCGATGGGAATGAGTGAGGCCAACGCCGCGGCGCGCCTGCGCTTTTCCAAGATGCAGGGCGCGGGCAACGATTTCGTGGTGCTCGACCTGCGCGACGGCACCCCGGCGCCGGACGCCGCGCTGGCGATGCGCATGGCCGACCGGCATTTCGGCATCGGCTGCGACCAACTGCTGACCATCGAGGCGCCGCGCAGCGCCGAGGCGGTGGCCAGCTACCGCATCTGGAACACCGACGGCAGCCTGGCCGGGCAGTGCGGCAACGGCGCGCGCTGCGTCGCCGCCTGGCTGGTGCGCGACGGCGCCGCCGGCAGCGACCCGTTCGTCATCGACAGCCCGTTCGCCTCGCACCGCATCGAGCGCGGCGCCGATGGCCAGTTCGCGGTGGCGATGGGCGTGCCGCGCTTCGCCCCGGAGGACGTGCCGCTGATCGGCTTCCCGCGCGCGCGCGAGGAATACGTGCTGCCGCTGCAGGGCGGCAGCGTGCGCTTCGGCGCGGTGTCGATGGGCAATCCGCATGCGGTGCTGGAAGTGGGTTTGGTGGACGCGGCGCCGGTCGAGCGGCTGGGGCCGTTGCTGCAGCAGCACGCGTCGTTTCCCGATTCGGTCAACGTCGGCTTCGCCCAGGTGATCGACCGCGGCCACGTGCGCCTGCGCGTGTACGAGCGCGGCGTCGGCGAGACCCTGGCCTGCGGCAGCGGCGCCTGCGCGGCCGCGGCGGTGCTGATCCAGCGCGGCCGCGTGGAGCGCGACGTGCGCGTGGTGCTGCCCGGCGGCGAGCTGCGCATCCGCTGGCCGCACGACGACGCGCCGGTGGTGATGTCCGGGCCGGCCGCGTTCGTTTTCGATGGGGAGTGGATCCGATGAGCGACACCCAGGACAAGATCGGCGCGCACGAGATCGCCGCATGGCTGCGCCGCCACCCGGCGTTCCTGAAGCAGTTCCCCGACCTGGCGCTGACCCTGGTGGTGCCGCGCGACGACGGCCCGACCGCATCGCTGGCCAGCTACCAGCTGGAAGTGCTGCGCGACAAGAACCGCGAACTGGCGCGGCGCCTGTCCGAGCTGGCCGGCAACGCCCAGGTCAACGAGCGCCTGGCGGTGCGCACCCACCAGCTGACCCTGGCGCTGATGCGCCAGACCAGCGCCGCCGACAGCGTGCGCGCGATGGCCGCCTCGCTGCAGGAGGATTTCCAGGGCGACCTGGTCAGCATCGTGCTGCTGCGGCCGCTGCCCGGGCTGGAGCAGGCGCCGTGGCTGCAGATCCTGGCCCAGGACGATCCGCGGCTGGCGCCGTTCCGCGACTGCCTGCAGGACGGCGAGCCGATCTGCGGCCGCCTGCAGCCGGAAAAGCAGGCGCTGCTGTACGCCGAACGCATCGAGGAAGTGCAGTCCACCGCGCTGCTGCCGCTGCCGGGCGTGGGCCTGCTCGCGGTCGGCAGCCGCGATCCGAACCGCTTCTATCCCGGCATGGGCACCTTGTTCCTGCGCATGATGGGCGAGTCGCTGACGGTGGCGTTGCAGCGCTTCGCATGAACGCCGGGACGCAGGACGCGGGACGCGGGGCGCGAAAAGCGCGATCGGGCGCGCCGGCCGGTGCTGCCGCCGTTGAAGCCGCGTCCCGCGTCCCGGATCCCGCGTCCCGCTTCCTCGCCTACCTGCAGGTCGAGCGGCGCATGTCCGCGCACACGCTGGACGCGTACCGCCGCGACCTGGCCGCGCTGGCGGCCTGGGCGGCGGACAATGCCGGCGGCGACATCGCCGCGCTCGGCGCCGAGCAGCTGCGCCATTTCATCGCCGCCGAACACCGCCGCGGGCTGTCGCCGAAGAGCCTGCAGCGGCGCTTGTCGGCCTGCCGCAGTTTCTACGCATGGCTGCTCAAGCACGGTGCCATCGCCGCCAGCCCGGCCGCCGCGCTGCGCGCGCCGAAGGCGCCGCGCAAGCTGCCGCAGGTGCTGGACGCGGACGAGGCGGTGCGCCTGGTCGAAGTGCCGACCGACGTGCCGCTGGGCCTGCGCGACCGCGCGCTGCTGGAACTGTTCTATTCCTCCGGGCTGCGCCTGAGCGAGCTGTGCGCGCTGCGCTGGCGCGACCTGGATTTCGCCAGCGGCCTGGTCCGCGTGCTCGGCAAGGGCAACAAGCAGCGGCTGGTGCCGGTCGGCTCGCACGCGCGCAAGGCGCTGCTGGAATGGCAGGCGGAGACCAGGGCGGCGGCCGAGGCGCCGGTGTTTCCGGGCCGTGGCGGCGCGCCGATCGGCGCGCGCGCGGTGCAGATCCGGATCAAGCAGCTGGCCGGGCGCCAGGGCCTGTTCAAGCACGTGCACCCGCACATGCTGCGGCACAGTTTCGCCAGCCACATCCTCGAATCCTCCGGCGACCTGCGCGGCGTGCAGGAACTGCTCGGCCACGCCGACATCGCCACCACGCAGATCTACACCCATCTGGATTTCCAGCACCTGGCCAAGGTCTACGACGCCGCGCATCCGCGCGCCAAGCGCAAGTCCTGACGGCGGAATCCTGCCCGCGCTTGTTCTCGATCAAGGCGCGCCGCGCCGCCGCTGCGGACACTGCCCGCTCCAGTGCAGCGACTAGGCGTCCCGATGGCCAAACCCTTTCCATTGAAACCCGCGCATCCCGAGCGGATCTGCTGGGGCTGCGACCGCTATTGCGCTGCGCAGGATCTGGCCTGCGGCAACGGCTCCGGGCGCGTCATGCACCCGCTCGAGATGCAAGGCGAGGACTGGTACCTGCTGTGGGGCGTCGCGCCCGAGCCCGGGCACCCGGGCCGCGCCAAGATCGGCGACGATCGAAAGCCGACGCTTGAACCGGCCGCGGCCTGCCCCCACACCTGAAGAACCGCTCAGGAGGCCGCATGGACCCCAGTCAGAACCCCAACGTTTTCCACGCCACCACGATCCTGTCGGTGCGCCGCAATGGCCGCGTCGCCGTGGCCGGCGATGGCCAGGTGACGCTGGGCCATACCGTGATGAAAGGCAACGCGCGCAAGGTGCGCCGGCTCGGCCGCGACGGCCAGGTGCTGGCCGGTTTCGCCGGCGCCGCCGCCGATGCCTTCACCCTGTTCGAACTGTTCGAGGCCAAGCTCGACAAGCACGGCCAGCTGACCCGCGCGGCGGTGGAACTGGCCAAGGATTGGCGCACCGAGCGCCGCCTGGGCAAGCTCGAGGCGCTGCTGGCGGTGGCCGACAAGGAAACCTCGCTGATCATCAGCGGCACCGGCGACGTGATCGAGCCGGAGGACGGCA
The Xanthomonas sp. AM6 DNA segment above includes these coding regions:
- a CDS encoding DUF484 family protein produces the protein MSDTQDKIGAHEIAAWLRRHPAFLKQFPDLALTLVVPRDDGPTASLASYQLEVLRDKNRELARRLSELAGNAQVNERLAVRTHQLTLALMRQTSAADSVRAMAASLQEDFQGDLVSIVLLRPLPGLEQAPWLQILAQDDPRLAPFRDCLQDGEPICGRLQPEKQALLYAERIEEVQSTALLPLPGVGLLAVGSRDPNRFYPGMGTLFLRMMGESLTVALQRFA
- a CDS encoding YbaN family protein, with product MEPPSRFRWAWWLLAYVSLATGIVGIFVPGLPTTVFVLISAYAASRGSERLRRRLLEDPRFGPSIRDWETHGAVSRRGKWMATLTMAACALVLLLFVHKPWVQALAIGCMSCVALWLWLRPEPPRD
- the xerC gene encoding tyrosine recombinase XerC; the protein is MSAHTLDAYRRDLAALAAWAADNAGGDIAALGAEQLRHFIAAEHRRGLSPKSLQRRLSACRSFYAWLLKHGAIAASPAAALRAPKAPRKLPQVLDADEAVRLVEVPTDVPLGLRDRALLELFYSSGLRLSELCALRWRDLDFASGLVRVLGKGNKQRLVPVGSHARKALLEWQAETRAAAEAPVFPGRGGAPIGARAVQIRIKQLAGRQGLFKHVHPHMLRHSFASHILESSGDLRGVQELLGHADIATTQIYTHLDFQHLAKVYDAAHPRAKRKS
- a CDS encoding S9 family peptidase yields the protein MTAPFASALATDATPPHPAKQPHTVKAPFGATRQDDYYWLRDDKRENPQMLAYLNAENAYADQLLKPLKPLEDTLYKEIVGRIKQDDSSVPYRERGYWYYTRYESGKDYPVHARRKGSMEAPEEILLDVNAMAAGKGYFSVGDAVVSQDNRLLAWTEDDVGRRQYVVRFKNLDTGEVYADRVPGVSPDLVWADDNKTLFYVENDPETLLTVRVRKHVLGTPAAQDALVYEEKDDSFYMGLGRTRDDKYILIGVESTVSSEQRYAPAADPQHFTVLAPRERDVEYSADHFDGRWVIRTNWKAKNYALMTAPDGATKRAQWQAWLPYDEKVFIDSFELFDGFTAIAERSNGLERIRLHFADGKEDYVQADEPAYSMGLSVNPEPDTPWLRYGYTSLTTPATTYELNTRTGERRLLKQQPVIGYDASKYQTERVWVTARDGVKVPVSLVYRKGFKKDGSAALYQYAYGSYGMSTDPNFNLPVVSLLDRGVVYAIAHIRGGQEMGRDWYDQGKLLNKKNTFTDFIDVTRGLVKLGYAAPDRVAAAGGSAGGLLMGAIANMAPQDYRVLVAQVPFVDVVTTMLDPSIPLTTNEYDEWGNPEKKTYYDYMLAYSPYDNVARQAYPALFVGTGLWDSQVQYWEPAKWVAKLREANTGTAPIVFRVNMEAGHGGKSGRFRRYREQAESYAFMLDQLGVAHAAK
- a CDS encoding prolyl oligopeptidase family serine peptidase, producing MPSLAHACLLAGLIASGTAAAKETAMPQDPHAWLEDVTGAKPLDWVKAQNAKTEARLTAQPGFQAREAGIREVLDSDAKIPAVQKIGPYYYNLWKDREHERGLWRRTTLEEYRKPEPKWETVLDLDALNKAEGENWVWHGADCLRPDYRRCLIALSRGGADADVTREFDLGSKQWVKDGFFRPEAKGGLGWIDADTVYLYTDFGAGSLTSSGYPRVVKQWKRGTPLQSATLVYEGKPEDMYIAAMHDDTPGYERDFVSRTLAFYNDELYLRGADGRLAKIDVPNSANKRVHRQWLTLELREAWTVGGTTYPAGALLVAKFDDFMAGKRAFRVVFAPTETTSLASFAWTKSHLVLNVLDNVKSRLWVLTPGEGEWARAPFPVGDLAFGSTSVEAVDADENDQVWLTSTDFLTPTTLMLADVQRGPQSIETLKAMPSFFDASKDEIEQHFAVSKDGTKVPYFLVRPKQLKLDGSNPTLLYAYGGFEISMTPFYSGGLGRAWLDQGGVYALANIRGGGEYGPRWHQAALKQNRHKAYEDMAAVAQDLAARKITSAKHLGVQGGSNGGLMAGNMLVQYPQLFGAVVVQVPLLDMKRYSHLLAGASWMAEYGNPDTDDWTYIQTFSPYHLFDPKKTYPPVIFLTSTRDDRVHPGHARKMAAKMIEAGKDVTYYENIEGGHGGAANNAQAAHMQALAYGFLWERLAK
- a CDS encoding pyridoxal phosphate-dependent aminotransferase; protein product: MASSPTDTPTAARAAPAYSQRSRDIEPFHVMALLARANELEHAGHDVIHLEIGEPDFGTAAPIVAAGQAALAAGHTRYTAARGLPALREALAAFYRQRHGVDLDPARILITPGGSGALLLASALLVDPGKRWLMADPGYPCNRHFLRLVEGAAQLVPVGPDSRYQLTPALLDAHWNADSVGALVASPANPTGTLLDRAELAALAQALRARGGHLVVDEIYHGLSYGIDAPSVLEVDDEAYVLNSFSKYFGMTGWRLGWLVAPRAAVPSLEKLAQNLYISASSIAQHAALACFRPDTLQILEARRAEFAQRRDYLLPALRALGLRIEVEPQGAFYLYADVSAFTDDAQAFCAHFLETEHVAFTPGVDFGQHRARQHVRIAYTQSLPRLQEAVARIARGLERWSL
- a CDS encoding DUF3079 domain-containing protein — its product is MAKPFPLKPAHPERICWGCDRYCAAQDLACGNGSGRVMHPLEMQGEDWYLLWGVAPEPGHPGRAKIGDDRKPTLEPAAACPHT
- a CDS encoding lipoprotein — protein: MSTSFRHPIRIALFGAALLALSGCGNKGPLVMPQKPVPVEAAPATPSDATPPATTDPAGQAQPVDGQQQPVDDTTTTPTDGNE
- the dapF gene encoding diaminopimelate epimerase, whose product is MSEANAAARLRFSKMQGAGNDFVVLDLRDGTPAPDAALAMRMADRHFGIGCDQLLTIEAPRSAEAVASYRIWNTDGSLAGQCGNGARCVAAWLVRDGAAGSDPFVIDSPFASHRIERGADGQFAVAMGVPRFAPEDVPLIGFPRAREEYVLPLQGGSVRFGAVSMGNPHAVLEVGLVDAAPVERLGPLLQQHASFPDSVNVGFAQVIDRGHVRLRVYERGVGETLACGSGACAAAAVLIQRGRVERDVRVVLPGGELRIRWPHDDAPVVMSGPAAFVFDGEWIR
- the hslV gene encoding ATP-dependent protease subunit HslV, translating into MDPSQNPNVFHATTILSVRRNGRVAVAGDGQVTLGHTVMKGNARKVRRLGRDGQVLAGFAGAAADAFTLFELFEAKLDKHGQLTRAAVELAKDWRTERRLGKLEALLAVADKETSLIISGTGDVIEPEDGIIAIGSGGSYALSAARALLGHTDLDAKTIAVEALNIAGDICIYTNRNVVVEEL
- a CDS encoding lipocalin family protein, producing MRLLSLFASVLLLGMAVPLPAARAKSPEREAAQPPIDLQRFMGRWYVIAHVPYFAERGHVASSDEYTLKEDGKIGVRHRYREGFDAPVKEVTSRASVKEDSGNRRWTTWLFAVVPTKYRILEVAPDYSWALIDYPGRDLAWVFARQPDMDHKQYRELIGKLDRDYGINVDKLKRVPQRRDQVGKLGFEVPSEP